The Cryptomeria japonica chromosome 6, Sugi_1.0, whole genome shotgun sequence genomic interval TCAAATTAAGAACCAGTTGTATATACAAACTACGTCATTGACAACATTGGGGCTACTCAAATTAAGAACCAGTAAGATATTTGCAAGAGTTCTGGAAGTTATGCATCTCAATTTGAGATTATTTTCAGTTCTTTTGAATGCACATAAGCTTTCACAAATTCAAATAAATGTAAATAAAGCAAAAAATATAGACAATTCAACACTAACAACATTGCACTAAAATATGTAGTGAATGTACTGAACATAGTCAAATCAAATAAAATGCAAGCATCGTTGCCTGTGGCTCAAGACAAGGCAATAAGTTTCCCCCTCATAATTCATTTCTACTTTTGTagtttcaataaaataaataaatttactttgCATGGTATGCCAAAATAATTGCAGTACAAGACATATCAAAGCATGTCATTCATGCAAGTTGACATTCCTCCACAACGCAAGTTTGAACTCAACATATAGCATGTATTGCACAAAAATATTCTCAGACAAGGTTGAATGTATTGTATACCCTGCTAAACCCATATTTTTTCTATATAATCTCAAACTCCTTACAAAATCCACACAACCCTACTAAACCCATATTTTTTCTATTTAATCTGAAACTCCTTACAAAATCCATACGATATCAAGCCCACAATAGGTAATCAAGAGAAAAGGTAGTTTCCAAGTTTGCCCATCACATATTGGCAttcatgattaatttaatttacaatgCATACACATCGTGAGACACACACAAGCACAGATATAGTAAATTACATTTTCACTCTGTTTACAACTGTACACTGATTCTCATTGTCTGTATTTACAACTGTCTGCATTTACAACTGACTGTATTTACAACTGTGTGTTGGCCTTAACGCTAGAGGCTTGTATCAgtatacatttattttattttttctagaaGTATACTGCTCTCTGAGCTAAAATCTAGCTGCTCTGCATTAGTGATGGCAACCTTTAGTCGTTCTTCATTATTGTATGTTTCATTTCTGCATGTTAGGCTCAAGAGGAATTGATTATACGTTATGTTTTTTATGACCTCTGCGGTGCTTTGCTCAACATTGCCATTGGATTGAAGCATGTATAATGATTTTGTAGGCATGCCCATGAGTTTTGTTGCCCCTTCATCAAACGCAATTGCCCATATTGTATCTGTGTGATCCTACAAGTTTGTCTGGAGGATGTATCTGTAGTTACATTCAGACAAGGTCATGTTATATTTCGAACAATACCAAGTTCCTTCCTCAGTCTCGTCTAATTGTTTCTCACATGGTTTTCCATTTACTTGGGTGGGACATGCTTGGTAGCAAAATGACTTAGATTTTATCTATTGTATCATTGCCTTTAGAATGCAATAGAAGGGTTGCACTGAATTTGATGCATGTGCCCAAATTTCACTAATCGTCATTCTTTGAGGGGTGAGAGTTGGTGCAGCAAGATGATGCAAAATTCCTTGTCCAGTGTGAACATTTTGGTTGTACCAATCTTTTAGCTGGGCCAATTCCTCTATAGGAGGGTCTATAGAGAGGCTTGTAATAAATGTTGTACCTATTACCTTTCCATTGAATTCACATACACGACCATTCTTGATAGCAAGAGTAGTTGTTTCTTGTAAATAATGCCTTCGTTGGAGTTCAATACCTTCCTTTTTTGCCATTGCACCCCATAGTGTAACATCGATGGTTGTTTGAGTCATGACGACTAACTTAATGGTACGCCTAGGAACCTCTGTACCATCTCTTTTACGTATTGTTGAGCTCGGATCAACACTAATGACAATTCCAATAATGTCAATGGTTGAGTTGTTATTTATGGTAGCcacttgatcaagaggtgtgaaggCGTATCTGTGCTTGGGTATAGAAGAGTCATCATTGCAGGTAGTAACCTTTGAATCATCTACCAAGGTTATTTCTAGTCCACTATTGAGTTTGTTGTAAATTTTATTGGCTGGCTTGATTGCTCCCCCAGATAATGTGTATGTCACTCCAACTTGGATGTTATCATAATAGGTTTTTGCTAGTTCATTGAAACACGTAACACGTGTTTCAGTACCTTTGCTATCTACAATGTCAAAGCTATAAACACGGCCACTTGCTTTTGTTGTATTATAATGATAGATGTCCTTCTTCACTAGGACATGacccttgatggaccagtttggtTGGTAGGGATTCAATTTTTTTATAGGAGTTATCGTCATAGGTGTGCTACCCACGTTTTGAGGTGTCCTGACCCCAAACAATGCTCTCTATCGCCCGGAACCCTTACATTTTGTGGATGTGCTTGGCTCTATACTTGCATCACATAGAGGAGGTGTAGTTTGTACTACGTTGTCTTCCTATTTTACACAAAGGAAAATTGGTTCTCCAACTATAGCATGTGTTGTACATATAATCTCTAGGTCCAGAATAATGATCCACCTACAAAATTAAACAatccaaaatgaaatattttaagcaatgcattttgtaaaatgtaaaggttatatAAACTTTGTTGGAAAAACAGTAAGCTTATTGACTCACCGAGAGCCATGCGAATTCGAGAAGATATATTTTGTTAGCCATAGAATGGAGCCAATCATGAGTCGTTTGGAATCTATGTCATTGTTATATTTTTTGTGAACACCATCTGAAAGATCAACTCTATGATGATTGCAATGCTCAGGTCCATCCCCAAAGTTAGATATAGCAGATATTTGGAGACATGGAGCCACAAGGACAGACCCATCGTACATAAGCTGGATAGCGTTTTCAGTTAGTACATCCATGAGACAGAGGATTAAGATGCTGCCTACAAAACCAAGAGCAAACTACTTCATTGCACTATACGATGGTTCAACAAAAGGTTGGATTCATTAATGTCAATGCACATAATATACGATGTGTATGTATAAAGCCTTCAATAACAACATTATACATCACCGAGTAGAAGCATCAACAGTGTCATCAGCTGTGATCCTTGAACCTTATTCAGGATACAAATTAATGTTTGAGTTTTTCTAACTATGACTATGACTATGACTATGAGTATGACTATGACTTAGTTGTGAAATAAATAGAATGCTATATTTATGCTTGTGCGTGTTTCTATGCTACTCCTCCAATAGCCCATAACAGGGCAGCCCTGAGAGGATGTAGAGTGTAGGACAGATTTAAAGTTTTCCGATAGCTTGAAAGGGCAACATAGTTGACAACATCAATATAGCATAATACACAATCAAAAGCAATTAAAGCATTGTACCAAGAACAGGTATCACATGTTTCACTTGGAAGTAGAAATTTATATAGGTTGTTATTCTAACATGATCGTTGACGTCATAGTTCATCAGTGCTCTTTAGTTTGCACAATATGGAGCCTCCTTTTGCGCAAGACGCAATCAGAATTATGGGTTACAAAGTGTAGAAAACTGCATCTAACAAGTGAAACATGAGCACCTATTCATGGGTTTGCTTTTGCGTTTACTGTTTAGTGAGAATTTATCTTGCGGTTTGTAGAGATTGGGATAACCCGTTATAGCTTTAAAGTGCATAGGGGCAAGCTGAAAAATAACCCTGTTGCATATTGTGTTTGATTTGTTGTATCACGAacatttgatgaaaataaagtatGGTTTAGTTGATACCAGAGCATCAGATACACAAAATTAGTACCAATCCATCTCTTAAATCTAATCTGATAAAAATTGTATTGAAATAATGAACAAAGTGTTGGCTGCTTATTGTTTTATTAGGTGTAATGCCTTCTTGCTTGGCATGGATTAGGATGATCAAGTTTTATTATTGTACAGTTGAACAAAACATGAAACTAACAGATAAATTGAACTATATCATTATACAACACAGACGTAAAATTCAACTTAAAAAAAGTCATTTTTCCTAGAACTGACACTTTTTTCCTTTTGGAATTGATCATTATAAAAAGGAAGTTCAGTGAATGGAGTTGGCTTATACAACAAAACTGAACCAATGGCATTCACTAGTAGGACAAAATTTCCTTAACTAGCAACTGGAATGTACTACAAATCTACAAATCATTTTTGCCACTTTTTTCCTCTGGTAGGAAACGAAAAaggtaaaatcaaaagaaaaatagaaacatttaGCCAGTATCTTTAAAGACAAATGCCATGTGCAATGGATCCCCGAACAATAACGACTAAGCTAATTCAAAGGACAAAGATGTCATTAAAAAAAGTTTACAATTCAACCAAATTATCACATCCATAAGAAGAGTGTTCTACATACAAATTTTAATGATTAACTATTTAGCTTACACAAGAAAGCTGAAACAATGGCATTCAACAGTAAGACTGAAAATTTCCCTCATAAACAATTGGAATGTGTTGCAAATCTACAAATTTTATTTGCCACTATTTttcaaacaaagagaaaataaaacAAGTAAAATCAAAATATAAACAGAAACAAAAACATTTAGCCAGTTTATATATCCCTTACATGCTACTGTTTGCTGGTACAAAGCAAATTGAATCCCTCCCCTAGATAGTATGTACCAGAAAGATGTACCTACAAAAGAAAACCACAAAATAAACTCGCAAACTAAAAAATACCTTACCTATAAGAAGAAACACAACTCAAGCAAAAGAAGAGCTGATCTGAATCTACCAAAAATGGATCTCCAGCCTTTCAGAAGTTAAGAAAGCTCTTAAAGCTAGGTGGAGAGATTAGGTCTAGGTGGAGAAAACCCCCAAAATCGAGCTTTGCCCTCTCGAAAGACACTTAATGTATTGACACAGTAATCACGTGATGCAAGAATATAAACATACATGGCTTATAAACATAAATTCCTGGGGAGTCATCTTTGTTCATGCATCAATAGATTAAGCAGTGGATTCTTATCTTGATCCGGAAGATGGGTTCAGGCGGTCTTTAAACCCTAACCACGCATTGTAGGAGCTGTCGCAGAAAACCTTTCAAGAAAAATTTCGGCGGCAACGAGAAAGTGACGAAAATTTCGGTGGCAATAAGAAAGTGATGTTTCCGCGATGTGAGACAATTCCGGTGGGGTGCAACCCCACAAAGAATTGCCTATCGACAAATTAATACATATtttctatataatatataattaaattaaatattagataaacaatgaataaataattttaatattataaatattattaatatatttaattctatATATAtgcaataatataattaaatttttatattagcattaaaaacatttttaatattaaaagaaaatcaaaattaaacatGTTAGTTAAATTAAATTAGTAAGGGAAACTAAAAAGCACATTTAGCATGCCTTGTCCATtctatcttgaattttttttttgttaatttaaaGTGAAagctatttcaaaatttgaaaattacaaaatatttaattaaaaatatttattatattatgaaatataattttaaaCATGTGATGAATTGTAatgatataaatatattttaaaaaatttaaagcataatattattttattattttattattttatttactacaaCTTGAATTTATCTTCAATGTAATCTTCATTATTTCCAAAAAAAATCTTAAACTATTCTTCAATGAAttcatttatatataaatataatgttTTTTAGTTGTTGGATAATAAGGCAACAAGCCCACCTGAGAAGCTTTTGGGCTGTGCGGAGACGGCAGCAAAACCTCGCAGAGCGGCTCTTCTTCCTCTAATGCCACAGTCAACGCATCTTGTTCCATTGCATTCATCAAAGTGCCCTacaaaggaaaaagagaaaaaaaattgccTGCAGACGGGAAGGCAAATTTATGAATCAGGCAAAGCCTGTATGAAGAACAAATGAAATGGGtttttgaattgaaaaaaaatgATTCAAATGGAGGGAATTGAAACCAAAGCTTTGTACTCGCCATATTTTCAGTTTGGGATATCGCAGTTTTGTAATGGAGGAAAAAAGAAAAACGAATCCTCAACAGTTATAGCCAAACAATTTTATATTGCTCCACATTCGCAAAATCGCCCCAAACATAGCTATGCTGGCAAAGCAAAGAGTGTTAATCCTCAAAACACTAAGCGTGGAAATCGCAGATTTACCTACATTTCAGCAAGGAAAAACATCTTTACGATCGTCCAGAATGTGCAGTTCGAATTGGTCATAAGAAAATTTAGAAAATCCTTGCGCGTTTCTTCATTTCCAAATCCAGCAGGCCAAATCACTAAAACAATATTACCATAAATATTTGA includes:
- the LOC131072195 gene encoding replication protein A 70 kDa DNA-binding subunit A-like — encoded protein: MTITPIKKLNPYQPNWSIKGHVLVKKDIYHYNTTKASGRVYSFDIVDSKGTETRVTCFNELAKTYYDNIQVGVTYTLSGGAIKPANKIYNKLNSGLEITLVDDSKVTTCNDDSSIPKHRYAFTPLDQVATINNNSTIDIIGIVISVDPSSTIRKRDGTEVPRRTIKLVVMTQTTIDVTLWGAMAKKEGIELQRRHYLQETTTLAIKNGRVCEFNGKVIGTTFITSLSIDPPIEELAQLKDWYNQNVHTGQGILHHLAAPTLTPQRMTISEIWAHASNSVQPFYCILKAMIQ